From Segatella copri, the proteins below share one genomic window:
- a CDS encoding protein tyrosine phosphatase, giving the protein MNTTKLTREEALRRWNASKETKRKMVEKLETLARNSCLERGDLENLK; this is encoded by the coding sequence ATGAATACAACAAAGTTAACAAGAGAAGAAGCGTTGCGCCGTTGGAATGCTTCTAAGGAAACCAAGCGTAAGATGGTTGAAAAGCTAGAAACCTTGGCAAGAAATAGCTGTCTTGAACGGGGAGATTTGGAAAATTTAAAGTAG
- a CDS encoding ATP-binding protein produces MKYPIGIQDFEQIIEGDYVYLDKTALVYDLVTNGKIYFLCRPRRFGKSLLVSTLKCYFEGKKELFKGLAIDKLEKEWKQYPVFHLSFGGQNFVEPYALDKVLEEFVAMAERIYGREELAETLGSRFKAVLGNAHKKTGMRAVVLIDEYDKPLLDVMDMDISVQNEYGKMTLEDYNRNLLKGVYSVFKEADDDLQFVLLTGVTKFSQVSVFSGFNQPNDISMDEHYEALCGITEDELYSTFDEQIKAMAVRYKTTEEGMKYKLKRKFDGYHFSPNMLDIYNPFSILNALSKKILADYWFRTGSPTYLVRLLSHFDENINEMVNRFYPTSSFIDYKADVEAPLPMIYQSGYLTIKDWNMDTDSYLLDFPNDEVRSGFLTLVASSYLKPSKSTDAWIIQVVDVMSKGDCHQLENLMTSFFASIPYNQRRKDDEREKERYFQYTFYLVLRMISCFTVFIEKQQSEGRVDCVVETPNYIYIFEFKRDGSAEEALKQIEDMGYAREYAADGRKIYQIGCNFSSKTGTIDGWKMK; encoded by the coding sequence ATGAAATATCCTATAGGAATACAAGACTTCGAACAAATCATAGAAGGTGATTATGTTTATCTCGATAAGACGGCATTGGTCTATGACTTAGTGACTAATGGTAAAATATACTTTCTGTGTCGTCCTAGACGATTCGGAAAGTCGTTGCTCGTATCTACCTTGAAATGCTATTTCGAGGGTAAGAAGGAACTTTTTAAAGGGCTTGCCATCGACAAGCTGGAGAAGGAGTGGAAGCAATATCCTGTGTTTCATCTTTCTTTTGGTGGTCAAAACTTTGTAGAGCCTTATGCGTTAGACAAAGTGTTGGAGGAGTTTGTTGCCATGGCAGAACGTATCTATGGGCGTGAGGAGTTGGCCGAGACTTTAGGTAGTCGCTTTAAGGCTGTGTTAGGGAATGCTCATAAGAAAACAGGAATGAGAGCTGTCGTACTCATTGATGAATATGACAAGCCTTTGCTTGATGTGATGGATATGGATATTTCTGTGCAGAATGAATATGGAAAGATGACTTTGGAGGATTATAATCGTAATCTGCTCAAAGGCGTATATTCTGTGTTTAAGGAAGCTGATGATGACCTGCAGTTTGTTTTACTCACGGGTGTCACAAAGTTCTCGCAGGTAAGCGTGTTCAGTGGTTTCAATCAGCCTAACGACATCAGTATGGACGAGCATTACGAGGCACTTTGTGGAATTACGGAAGATGAATTGTATTCTACCTTTGATGAACAAATCAAGGCGATGGCCGTGAGATACAAGACGACGGAGGAAGGGATGAAATACAAACTGAAGAGGAAGTTTGATGGTTATCACTTCAGTCCCAATATGCTTGATATCTATAATCCTTTCAGCATCTTGAATGCTTTGAGTAAGAAGATCCTGGCAGATTATTGGTTCCGCACCGGTTCGCCAACTTATCTGGTTCGCCTATTGTCTCATTTTGATGAGAACATTAATGAGATGGTGAACAGGTTTTATCCTACGAGTAGTTTTATCGACTACAAGGCAGATGTGGAAGCACCGTTGCCTATGATTTATCAGAGCGGTTATCTCACCATTAAAGATTGGAATATGGATACCGATTCCTATCTTCTGGATTTCCCGAATGATGAAGTGAGGAGCGGTTTCCTGACGTTGGTAGCTTCCAGTTATCTGAAGCCATCGAAGTCAACGGATGCCTGGATTATTCAGGTAGTAGATGTGATGTCGAAGGGAGATTGCCATCAGTTGGAGAATCTGATGACTTCCTTCTTTGCCAGCATTCCTTATAACCAGCGTCGTAAGGACGATGAACGCGAGAAGGAACGTTACTTCCAATACACCTTTTATCTCGTATTGAGAATGATCAGCTGCTTCACGGTCTTCATCGAAAAGCAGCAAAGCGAAGGTAGGGTAGATTGTGTGGTTGAGACTCCGAACTATATCTACATCTTCGAGTTCAAGCGTGATGGTTCGGCAGAGGAAGCTCTGAAGCAGATAGAGGATATGGGCTATGCCAGGGAATATGCAGCAGATGGCAGAAAGATTTATCAGATAGGCTGCAACTTCTCGTCGAAGACGGGAACCATTGATGGGTGGAAAATGAAGTAA